The Meiothermus sp. QL-1 DNA window AGGGCCAGCTCAGGCAAAACCGGCCCCCGCAAAATCGCTGTGGTGCCCACCAGCACGCCCGGCTCGCCCGCCAGAAGCTTGGTCAGGTCGTCCCTGGCCTCGGCGGTGTAGCGGTAGCGGGGCAGGGCGGGGAGCTGCTGGGCCAGGGCTTCCAGGAGCCACTCCACCCCGGGCCCTTTGTGCTCGAATAGGTCCGAGCGGCAGCGGGGGCATAGCTGGGGGGCCGGTTCTTCATGGCCGCACTGGTGGCAACGCAGGACGCCAACCCGCCCGCCCTTGTGGTAGCGCAAGGGCAGGGCGCAGTTGGGGCACATGGCCTTCCAGTCGCAGTCTTTGCAGCGCAGCACCGCGCTGTAGCCCCGCCTGGCCGAGAGCACGATGGCCTGGCGCTTTTTCTCCTCCACCTGCCGCAGAAGGGCTACTGCCGCCCCCGTAAAGGGCCAGCCCCGCTCCCGGCGCAGGTCCAGCAGGTGCGGGCGGGGCCGGGGAGGAGGCAGGCTTATGGCTGGGGCGCCCCAGACCTCGGTGCTGTTCACGCCTGAGCAGTAGTGCAGGGGTATGCCCAGGCCCTCGGCCCGCAGCCGGGCCAGCCTTGGCACGAAGGCCCTCGAGCCCCCCGGCAGCTTGTAGGCCTCCGAGGCCTCCTCCACCACCACCATGCGGGTGAATCCGCCCGGCAGCAAAAGGCCCTGGTAGGTGGCCAGCACCAGCCTGGGCGACCCCTGGCCAAGGGCCGCCCAGAGGCTGCGGCGTTCTTCCGGCTTCATCTCGCCATGGAAGACCCAGGCCCCAGGGAAGTGCTCCTGGAAGCGCCTGAGCAAGGCCACCTCAGGGAAGAGCACCAGGGCCTTTTCCCCCTGCACCAGCCAGGCCAGGGCCCGGATGCGCTCCCCAAGCCGCCCGCCCTCGAGCCGGACCGGCCGGTGCGGCAGGGGGAGGGGGTCTGGCGGCGGGCCGGGGGTGGGCTTGGGGGCGGGGCTGGCCTCCACCCAGCCGATGCATCCCTCTTCTAAGAGCCTGCGCACCACTGCTAGCCCCACCCCTGCGGCGCGGGCCAGTGCGGTCAGGCTTTCCGCCTGGCCCAGCTCGCAAAGGGCCTGCCAGGCGGCCTGGGCCCGCTTGCCAAGGGCTTCGGTTGGGGCTCGCAGCGCCTTCAGCACGCGCCGCCGCCGCGCCTCGCCCACCTCCTCCTGCAGCACCCCCCCCTCGCGCAGGAAGTCCAGCAGCCTGGGGTCGAAGCCGCGGGCCTCCTGCCAGCCTTCGGCCAGGGCCTCCAGACCTCTGGGCAGCACCGCGGGATCGGCTTCTGGGTGAAGGCGCACCCGGTGGTGGAGGGGGGGCTCGAGGAAGGGCAGCAGGTCGGCGAGCAGGGTGCCAATAGGGCAGAAGCTGTCGCGGGCTGCGGCCTCCAGGAAGTCCACCTCGGCCTGGCCCAGCCAGGGGGCTTCGTCCAGGTAGGCCACCGCCTCCCTCAGGGCGAAGCTTTTGCCCTGGGCTTCCTCGCTGCCCACCACCAGTCCTACCCGCAGCGCCCCCCGCCAGGGCACCACCACCCGCCGCCCCAGCCCCTCCGCTTCCCGGGCTCCGTGGGGGGGCAGGTAGGACATGGGCGCCAGGGGCAGGGGCAGGGCCACCCGGAGAACCCGCATCTTAGTCAGCGGCCACCTTCAAGCGCTGGCCAATCTCGGGGATGCGGGCCAGGAAGACGCCGGTGGGGCTGTTCGTGCGGGCCACCTCCTCCGGGGTGCCCTCGGCCACAATCTCACCGCCCCGCGCCCCCCCCTCCGGGCCCAGGTCGATGACCCAGTCGGCGGTCTTGACCACGTCCATGTTGTGCTCAATCACCACCACGGTGTTGCCCCCCTCCACCAGCCGGTGCAGCACGGCCAGGAGCTTGGCCACGTCATCGAAGTGGAGGCCGGTGGTGGGCTCGTCCAGGATGTAGAGGGTGCGCCCGGTGGAGCGGCGGCCCAGCTCGGTAGCCAGCTTGATGCGCTGGGCCTCCCCGCCCGAGAGGGTGGGGGAGGGCTGGCCCAGCTTCATGTAGCCTAGGCCCACGTCCAGCATGAGCTGGAGCTTGCGGGCGATGCTGGGAATGTTTTGGAAGAATTCCAGCGCTTCTTCTACTGTCATGTCCAGCACGTCGGCAATGTTCCTGCCCCTGAGCTTGACCTCCAGCGTCTCCTTGTTGTAACGCTTCCCCTTGCAGACCTCGCACTGCACGTAGATGTCGGGCAGGAAGAGCATTTCTATCTTCTTGGTGCCATCCCCGCCGCAGGCCTCGCACCGCCCCCCCTTTACGTTGAAGCTGAAGCGACCGGCCTCGTAGCCGCGCTTGCGGGCTTCGGGGGTCTTGGCGAAGAGCTCGCGGATCTCGTCGAAGATACCGGTGTAGGTGGCGGGGTTGGAGCGAGGGGTGCGGCCGATGGGCGACTGGTCGATTTCAATCACCTTGTCTAGGTGCTCCAGGCCCTCCAGGCCGTCGAAACGGCCGGGAATGGTCTTGGCCCGCATCAGCTCGCGGGCCAGCGCAGCATAGAGCACATCGTGCACCAGGGTGCTCTTGCCCGAGCCCGAGGGCCCGGTGATGGCCACGAACTTGCCCAGGGGGATGCGCAGGGTGACCCCCTTCAGGTTGTGCTCCCGCGCGCCCTTGAGCACCAGCCACTTGCCGTTGCCCTTGCGGCGGGCCTGGGGCACCGGGATGCGCATGCTGCCCCGCAGGTAGGCCCCGGTAAGGCTTTGGGGATGGGCCATTATCGCCTCCAGAGGGCCCTGGGCCACCACCTCTCCTCCGTGCACCCCGGCCCCAGGCCCCATGTCCACGATCCAGTCGGCCTCGCGCATGGTCTCCTCGTCGTGCTCCACCACTATGAGGGTGTTCCCCAGGTCGCGCAGCTTTTTGAGGGTGGCCAGGAGGCGCTGGTTGTCGCGGGGGTGAAGGCCGATGGAGGGTTCGTCCAGCACGTAGAGCACCCCGGTGAGGCCCGAGCCCACCTGGGTGGCCAGCCGGATGCGCTGCGCCTCGCCCCCGGAGAGGGTGTTGGCCGCCCGGTCGAGGGTCAGGTAGTCCAGGCCCACGTCCTCCAGAAAGCCCAGCCGGCTTAAAATCTCGCGCCAGATGGGGGCCGCCACCTGCATCTGGAAGGCGCTCAGGCTGCGGCGCTCCACGGGCTCGGCCAGCCCCTCCAGGCGGATGCGGTAGCCTCCCAGCTCCGCCTCCACCTCGCCCAGGCGGTTCTCGGCCAGGGCCAGGAAGAAGCGCTTGGCCTCCCGCACCGGCATGGCCGAGACCTCGGCGATGTTGAAGGCCCCCACCCGCACCGAGAGCACCTCGCGCTTGTAGCGGGTTCCCCCGCAGCTCGGGCAGGCCTTGAGGGTCATGTAGGCCTCCAGCGCCTCGCGCAGGCCCTCGGACTCGGTCTCGCGGTAGCGCTGCTCGAGCCAGGGGATGACCCCCTCGTAGCTGGTGGTGAAGCGCAGGGTCTCGCGCCCGCCCCGCCGAAAGACCACCTCGAAGGGCTCGGGCAGGCCGTAGAGCACCGCCCGTTGGGCCTCTGGGGAAAGGGTTTTGAAGGGGGCCCGCATGTCGAAGCCCAGGTGCTCTGAGAGGGCCCTGAGCCGGTCCCACAGGTAGCCCTTGCCGTTCTCGCGGCCCTTGCTCCAGGGAAGGATGGCCCCCTCGGCCAGCGAGAGCTCGGGGTTCACGACGAGCTCAGGGTCAAAGACCTGGTTGTAGCCCAGGCCCGAGCAGTCCGGGCAGGCCCCGTAGGGGGCGTTGAAGGAGAAGAGGCGGGGCTCCAGCTCCTCCAGCACGCTCCCGTGCTCGGGGCAGGCGAACTTCTCGGAGAAAAGCTCTTCCTCCCCTGTATCGGGGTACAGCACGCGCATCAGCCCCTCGCCCCGAAGCAGCGCCAGCTCCACCGACTCGGCGATGCGGGGGCGTTCCTCCGGCCTCAGGACCACCCGGTCTACCACCAGGTCGATGTCGTGCTTCTCGTACTTTTCCAGCCTGAGGCCCAGGGCCTCTTCCAGGGTGTAGATCACCCCGTCCACCCGCACCCGGGCGTAGCCCTCCTTTTGGAGCTGCTGGAACTCCTTGCGGTACTCCCCCTTGCGCCCCCGCACCAGCGGGGCCATCAGGATGGCCCGGGTGCCCTCGGGCCGGCGGAAGAGCCGGTCGGTGATTTCCGAGGCCGACTGGCGTTCGATGGGCCTTCCGCAGTGGGGGCAGTAGGCGGTGCCCACGCGGGCGAAGAGGAGCCGCAAGTAGTCGTGGACCTCGGTCACGGTGCCCACGGTGGACCGGGGGTTGTGGCTGGTGGTTTTCTGGTCGATGGAGATGGCCGGGGAGAGCCCTTCGATGCTCTCCACCTCGGGTTTTTCCATCACCCCCAGGAACTGGCGGGCATAGGAGGAGAGCGACTCCACATACCGCCGCTGCCCCTCGGCGTAGATGGTATCGAAGGCCAGCGTGCTCTTGCCCGAGCCCGAGACCCCGGTGATCACGATGAACTTCCCCCGGGGCAGCTCGAGCGAGATGTTCTTCAGGTTGTGCTCCCTAGCCCCCCGAACGACGATGCGGTCCATCGGCGCACTATAACACCTGGTTGCAGCTTATGTAAATAACATACACCATGAGGCGGGAAAGGTGTAGAATACTCACTTTGCCCTGCAGGGCCCGCGCCGGCTTCTATATGTCATCCTTGGCCAGGTCGTTGAAGCGCACGTGGTGGGGGTGGAACTGGAGCTCCACCGTGCCGGTGGGGCCGTTGCGCTGTTTGCCCACGATAATTTCGGCAATCCCGGCTTTTTCGGAGTGGGGGTTGTAGTAGTCGTCGCGGTAGATGAACATCACCAGGTCCGCATCCTGCTCGATCGAACCGCTTTCCCTGAGGTCTGAAAGCATGGGCCTTTTGTTGGGGCGCGACTCCACCGCGCGGGAAAGCTGCGAGAGGGCGATGACCGGGATGTTCAGCTCACGGGCCAGCCCCTTCAGGCCCCGGGAGATCTGGGCGATCTCCTGCTGGCGGTTTTCCCCCCCGTTTTTTTGGGCGGGGCCCGACATGAGCTGCAGGTAGTCGATGACCACCAGGCCCAGCCGCTGCTGGGCGTGTAGGCGGCGGGCCCGGGCCCTGAGCTCCATCAGGGTGAGCTCGGAGGAGTCATCGATCAGGATGGGGGCCTCGGCGATGCGGCCGGCCACGTCCACCAGGCGGGAGAAGTCGCGGTCGGTGAGCTGGCCCTGGCGCAGGCGGTTCATGTCGATGCGGGCCTCGGAGCAGAGCATCCGGGTCACGAGCTGCACGGCGGGCATCTCCAGGGAGAAGATAGCCACCCCGGTTTTCTCCCGCAGGGCCACGTGTTGGGCAATGGTCAGGGCGAAGGCGGTCTTGCCCATGCTGGGCCGCGCGGCGATGATGTTGAGCGAGCCGGGGGCAAGGCTGCCTATGAGGGCGTCGAGGTCGCGAAAGCCGCTTTTGACCCCATCGGGCTGGCCCTTGTTGTCGTGAATCTGCTGGATACGCTCGAAGGTCTCGTGGACCAGCTCCCGCATGGTGCGAAACTCGACGTGGGCCCCCTGTTGGGAGACCTCGAGCACCTTGCGCCCGGCCGCATCGAGGATTTCTTCCAGGCTCCCTTCCTCCTCGTATGCGAGCCGCATGGCCTCCCCAGCCGCGGCAATCAGCCGGCGCAGGGTCCACTTCTCGGCCACGATGCGCCCGTAGTAGTCGGCGTAGGCCGCCGTGGGGGTGTTTTCAGAGAGGCCGATTAGGTAGGACACCCCGCCCACGCTCTCCAGCTCCCCCGCCTGGCGCAGGGCCTCGGCGACCGTGACCAGGTCAACCGGCTGCCCCCGGGTCCGCAGGTCCACCATGGCCGCCCAAATTTTGCGGTGGCCCTCCTTGTAGAAGGCCTCAGCAGTGACGTAGCCTTCGAGTCGGTCCAGCACCTCGCTGTCGAGCAGGACCGAGCCCAGGAGGCTGGCCTCGGCGTCCAGGTTGTGGGGGGGCACCCGGCCCTCGAGGGAGGTGGTCATAGCAAGCACCCACTTTAGACAAAGGGGGGGGCTTTGGGAAGCCGCCTAACCGGCACAGGCGCGGAGGGCCTGGTAGACCCGGCGATGCTGGGTGGCCACAAACAGGAACTCGTGGTTTTCGGTGTGGCTTACCCGCCCCACCTTCTCCCCCCGAGGGTTGTAGATGCCGATGCGGGCCCCCACGTAGCGCCTGTAGGGCCTCGAGAGCCGGACCACGAAGCCCCAATCGGCCAGCATGGCCTCGATCTCTTGGGCCTGGAAGAAACCCTCGTCGTTGAAGGAAAGCAGGAGATGAGGGGCTTTGATGGAGGCGAGCAGGCGCTCTAGGGCTCCCCGGGCCTCTTTTCTGGAGTTGAAGGGGCTTTTGCGGCTCTGGACGTCGCTGCGTTTTCTGGCCACACCGTAGGTCCTCGGCCGGTCGAAGCGCACCAGGGTTTCCCAAACGTGGTAGTTGCCCAAATAGGCGTGCTGGTTGTAGGGCGGGTCCAGGTAGAAGAGGTCGGCCGAGAGCCCCTCGGCCAGCGCCAGCGCGTCGGCCTGGTGGGCCTCCCCCGCGCCGGGAAGCAGAGGGGGGTAGGCCAGGCAGAGGTCGCGGTGGGCCCGGGGGGCCCAGCGCTTCAGGTAGGCCATCTGAATCCCGGTGGTGGAGTCCACCCTGTCGGCGGCCAGCAAGAGGCTGGTGAGCAGGATGGCCCTGAGCCTGGGGTCTTCGTAGGCCTCGATGGCCGTTCGGATGGCCTCTATGCGGGCCCCGTTCTTGGGGTGGAAGTACCGGGCCTCGTGGCAGTAGACCTGGGTGAACCAGCCAGGCTGGGGTTTCAGGGCCATCAGCCGGGCCAGGATGGGGGCCAGGGCCTGGGGGGGGTAGGCCCGGGCGTCGGCCTCTATCAGGGCCTGGGCCAGCACGTAGGCGTAGGTGGCGTGATCGTTGGCGATGACGTAGAAGCCCCGGGCCTTGAGGGCATGGCCCACCCGGGCGCTGCCGGAAAAGAGGTCGACGGCGCGCCGTAGGGGGGTGATGGCGTGGATTTTTTCGATGGTCCCAAGAATCCAGGGCAGAAGGGCCCGCTTAGAGCCGATGTACTTAATCATGGGCGCGTGGGCCTCGAGGCCCATTTTCCAGGTTTCGGGGGGAAAAGCAATCCCTTTGTACCCCCGCTTACCCGTTGGGCTGGCCTTCCGGGCTAGCTTGAAAGCATGTTCGGCGCTTTTTTCAAGCCCAAGAACCCGCGGGTACCCCCAGGCCAGATTCTCACCGAGAAGTTCCCGGTCCTCACCTACGGCCCCGTTCCCGACCTCAAGCCTGAGGAGGTGAGGCTCGAGCTCACCGGGTTGGTGGAAGAGTCCAGGGTCCTGGGCTGGTCCGACCTCATGGCCCTGCCCCAGACCGAGCAGGTGGCCGATTTTCACTGCGTGACCCGCTGGAGCAGGCTGGATGTCCGCTGGGGCGGGGTGCGGGTTCTAGACCTGATGCCGTTGGTGCGCCTTTCCCCTGAGGTGCAGCACGTGTTGGTCTACTGCTACGGCGGCTATACCACCAACCTGCCGCTGGAGGATTTCCTGCGCCCGGAGAACCTGCTGGCCCACACCCTCTTCGACCGGCCCCTGCCGCGCGAGCACGGGGGGCCCTTGCGGCTGGTGGTGCCCCATCTTTACGCCTGGAAGAGCGCCAAATGGGTGCGGGGCTTCCGCTTTCTAGCCCAGGAAGAGCTGGGCTTTTGGGAGCAGAACGGCTACCACCGCCGGGGCGACCCCTGGAAGGAGGAGCGCTTCAGCGAGGCAGGCTGAGGGCTTGTGGAGTATACAATGCCTGCGTGGAATGGTTGGCCTTGCTGCTGGCTTATCTGTTTGGCGCCATCCCGGCAGGGGCCTGGGTGGCCCGCCACCGCGGGGTGGATATACAGAAGGTGGGCTCGGGCAACATCGGGGCCACCAACGTGCTGCGCACCCTGGGCGCGGGCCCAGCGCTGCTGGTAGCGGCCTTTGACGTTCTTAAGGGGGGGATTGCGGTCTGGGTGGCCCGGGGGCTGGGCCTGGAAGGGCCCTGGCTGGGGGGGGTAGCTGTGGCCGCGGTGCTGGGCCACAACTACTCGGTCTTCCTGCGCTTTACGGGGGGTAAGGGGGTGGCCACCAGCTTTGGCACCCTGCTTTTTCTGGACCTCATGGTCGCCCTTCTCACCCTGCCGGTGGGGATGCTGACCATGCTGCTTACCCGCTTCGTTTCGGCCGGCAGCATGGTGGGGGGCCTGACCGCGGTGGTGGTGAGCGTTGCCCTGGGCCGCCCCCTTTGGCTCGTGCTGACCCTGGCAGGGCTGGCCGCGCTTATCTTTTGGACCCACCGCGAGAACATCCGGCGTCTTCAGCAGGGGCAGGAGCGCCGGCTGGGGGAAAAGGGTTAGGGGGTTTTTCCCACCTCACTGGCAGGCGGGCCCACCAGATAGACCGCCCGCCAGGGGCGAAAGTTGGAGTGCAGCTCGTGGGTTTCCACCTGGCCATCGGGGCGGGTGATGGTGCGGGTGATGCGGGTGCGGAAGCCGTCCACCGCCCAGTCCACCTGCTTGACCTCCCCCGGGGATAGGCTCTGGTCCACGATGTACTGCGGCGGGGGGTGAGGGGTGCGCTCTAGGATGGTGGGAGGGGAGACCACCACCACCCGGCCGTCGGGAACGCCGTAGAGCTGCACGGTGAGGCTCGAGCGGGTGTAGCGGGTACGCACCACCAGCGGGCCTGGGGTGTCGTTCCGAGCCCGCAGGTTGAGGTAGGGCTGGTAGACCGCCGCGTCGTAGCCCACGATGGGGTCGTACCAGCGCACCCGGTAGGCGTGGTGGTGGCGTTCCAGGATGGGCAGCCCGGCCTGGTAGAGGGCGCGGAAGGCGGTGGTGGAGACCTGGCAGACCCCGCCCCCCACCCCCTTGACCGTGCGCCCCCCAGAGATGACCAGGGCCTCCTTGAAGCCGTTTTCCAGGCTGATGGACCCCACCGCCCGGTTGAAGTCGAAGACCTCCCCGGGCAGCACGATGTAACCGTCGAGGTTGCGCGCTGCCGCGTGGATGTTGGCGATGCGCTCAGGGCTCGAGCCAGCATAGGTGGTGGTGGCCTCGGCCAGCAGGGTGAGGGCTTCGGGCCGGGGCAGGTCGGCGGCCCGCACCTGCGCCCGTTTGGGCACCGCCTTGAGCCGCAGCTCGGTAAGGTCGGGGCGCAGGAGCAGCGCCTCGAGCCGCCGCAGGCTTTCCGGCTGGTTGAGCTTGAAGCCGTTCTGTTCGGGTTGAATCCTCAGCTCCCCCTTGGGCCCCGCCACATAGCGCGCGTCAATCGGGAGACGGTCGTGGCGGGCGGCGAACTGGGCTATCAGCTCGGCCAGCTTTTTTCGGTCGGGTCGAAGCTCCTCGCCCACCTGGAGCAGCGCGGCCACCTCGGCTGGGGAAAGAAGGCGGCGGTAGGATTCCCCCCCTGGGGTTTCGTAGACCAGGGCGACCGGCCGCAAAAGCTCGTTGGCCCGGGCCGCCACCCCTTCCAGCATCCCTGCGGTCAGGCGGGGGGGGAGGGGTTGGGGAAAGAACTCGAGGACTTGCACCTCGGGGTGGCGCAGGTAGGTTTCCAGCGCGGCCTGGATATCGAGCCTGACCCCTACCACCTCCCGCTCCACCTCGAAGCGCCCGTTTCTGTAGACCACCCGCGCGTCGCGGGGCGGGCGCTCGAGGCGGCGGGCAATGGACCTGAGCTGCTGTTCCACGGCGGCGGCCTCCAGATGGGCCACCAGGGGAATCTGGACCTGTCCCCGCAGCGCGGCGATGCGCTCGGCCAGGCGGCTGCGCCCCACCGCAAAGGCCCGCTCAGCGGTGGCCCGGGGGTCGGGCCGCCAGCCCAGGGTGTCGGCGGAGACCTCGAGCTGCGCTGCACCGGCCTTCAGGGTGAGGCGGGGTGGGGGCTGGTTTGCGCTCGCCGCGGCGATGCGCGCTGTGGCCTCCTCCAGGGTCAGGCCGCCTACCGGCACCCCTGCGGCCACCACCCCGGGGTAGATGCGCTCCAGGTGGTAGCGCTCAAAGGCTGCCCACCCCAGCACCAGCCCGGTGAACACGGCAGAGCCTACCAGCGCTGCGCGCCTCATCAGGGCTTGAGTATAGCCGCTGGGGTTGGGGGCCGCGTGAAAGTTTGCTCATAACTTCATAAGCGGTGCTCTCGACCGTGCTGCCCGAAGCGGGCCCGCAGCGCCTGGAGCCGCTCGCGCACCCGCGCCTCCCAGCCTTCCCCAGCGGCTTCGTAGAGGACCAGCTCCAGCCCTTCGGGTAGGTAGCGCTGGGCAAAGCTGCCCTCGGGGTCCTCGTGGTAGTAGGCGTAGCCCAGGCGGCGCAGGAGGGGGGTGGGGGCGTTGCGCAGGTGAGGAGGTACGGGGGCCTCGGGGTGCTCCAAGGCGGCCTGCTCGGCCTTTTGCCAGGCTACGTAGACGCTATTGGACTTGGGGGCCAGGGCCAGATAGACCACCAGTTCAGCCAAGACCAGTTCCCCTTCAGGACTTCCTAAAAGCTCATAAGCCTCCTTGGCAGCCACCGCCAGCCGCAGCGCCAGGGGGTCGGCCAGGCCGATGTCCTCCGCCGCCATCCGCACCAGCCGACGGGCCAGGTAAAGGGGGTCGGCCCCTCCCTTCAGCATCCGGGCCAGATAGTACAGGGCCGCGTCCACATGGCTGCCTCGCACCGACTTGTGCAGGGCCGAGATGAGGTCGTAGAAGGCCTGGCCCCCCTTGTCGAAGGCCAGGGTACCGCGGCCTATGGCCTCCTTCGCGCTTTGCCAATCTACCTGCCCCCTGCCCAGGCTGGCGGCCAGCTCGAGGGTCGAAAGCGCCCGCCGGGCATCGCCCTGGGCAGCCTCGGCGATGAGATGGAGGGCCTCCGGTTCGGCCTGGGCCCGCAGGCCCTCGGGGTGGGCCAGGGCCCTCTCCAGGAGTTGATAGATGGCCGTTTGGTCCAGGGGATTCAGCGTGTACACCCGGGCCCTGGAGCGCAAAGCAGGGGTCAGCTCGAAGGAGGGGTTTTCGGTGGTGGCGCCGATTAGGGTCAAAAGCCCCGACTCCAGATGAGGTAAAAGCGCGTCCTGCTGGGCTTTGTTGAAGCGGTGAATCTCGTCTAGGAAAAGCACCAGCCCTCCCTGGGCCTCGGCCTGGGCCACCGCTTCCCGGACCTCCCTGACCCCCGCGTTCACCGCCGAGAGGGCCCGCACGGGTTTTCCGACCCCTTCGGTCAGCAGGCGGGCCAGGGTGGTTTTGCCGCTTCCCGGCGGCCCCCATAGGATGAGGGAAGCCAACCGGCGCTCTTCCAGCATCCGGCGCAGGGGCCGGCCTGGGCCGGTCAGGTGCTCCTGGCCCACCACTTCCTCCAACTTTCGTGGCCGCATCCGCTCGGCCAAAGGGGATACGCTCACAACATAATGGTACCACGGCCCCGGGGTTCATTCTTGACCCGGCGAAGGGAGGTTGGCCTTTATGCTGGTACCCATGGGGTTGTCCCTTTTGCCCTGGGTGCTGGTTTTGCTGGGGTTATCGCCTCTTTGGCTTTTTCCGCGCCAAGGTAGCCTCTACCCTGGGGTGCTCTTCCTGCTGGCTGCTCTGCTGCTGGCGGCCACGGCCAGCCTTTACGCCCGGACCTCCTTGGGCCCCAGGCTGCGCCTGCTTTGGGTGCTGGGGCTTTCCAGCATGGGCACCCTGATGGCCCTTCTGGCGGCCCAGGACCTGGCCCAGGCCCCCGAGGGGGTGGCGGTGGCGGCCGCAGGGGTGGGCCTGCTGGGGACCAGTTTGTTTTTGCTGGGCCTCTTCTTCCTGGGGCAAGAAGCGCTGCTCCTGCTTCCCAGGCCGGCCTCCTCAGGGGTTCTGCCTGGGGGGGCCTTGCAGGGTTTGGCGCCGAGCCTGGAGGCGCTGGCGGCGGTGCGGCCGGTCACCCTCCTTTTGCTTCACACCTCGCCCGAGCAGCCAGGGGACGAGCTGCTGCGGCTTCTGCGCCAACCGGACATGGTCTTCGAGCTAAAACCAGGCCAGTTTTTACTGGTTCTCCAGGGCAGCGGCCCGGAGGGGGCCCAGTCGGCTTTTCGTCGCATCCGGCAGAGCCTGGCCATCCGGGCCTATGCGGTGCTTCCCCTAAAGGGCGTGAGCCTCCAGCAGGCCCTGCGGCAGCTCGAGGGGGAGCTGCAGCACTACTACCTAACCCAGCATTAGGCCATCGCCAGGCCCAGCCGCTCCTCAAAGGCCCGCTCGAGGCCCCCCACCCCCAGCACCTCCCCCAGGGCCCGGAAGAAGGCCCTGTAGGGCTCAGGCCGCGCGCCCTCGCCCATCAGGCCCAGCCGGAGCACCTGGCCTGCGGTGGGGCCGATGCCCCCGGCCACCGAGACCCCCCGGGTGTAGAGCCCCTTGCGGATCTCTGCCTCGCTCCAGCCCTGGGGCGGGCGCACCACCAGCACCGTCGGCAGCCGGGCTTCCGGGGCGGCGTAGGCGCTGAAGCCCAGCTCCTGAAGCAGGGAGAGCACCACCCGGTGCATCCGCGCTGCGCGTTGCTGCCGCTGCTCGAGCCCTTCCTCTAAAGCCAGCCGCAGGGCCTCTTCCAAAGCGTAGTGCAAAAGCACCGGTGAGGTGCAGAAATACCCCTCCTGTTCCCAGTAGACGGCTACCCGGGAGAGGTCAGA harbors:
- a CDS encoding sulfite oxidase-like oxidoreductase; its protein translation is MFGAFFKPKNPRVPPGQILTEKFPVLTYGPVPDLKPEEVRLELTGLVEESRVLGWSDLMALPQTEQVADFHCVTRWSRLDVRWGGVRVLDLMPLVRLSPEVQHVLVYCYGGYTTNLPLEDFLRPENLLAHTLFDRPLPREHGGPLRLVVPHLYAWKSAKWVRGFRFLAQEELGFWEQNGYHRRGDPWKEERFSEAG
- the plsY gene encoding glycerol-3-phosphate 1-O-acyltransferase PlsY gives rise to the protein MEWLALLLAYLFGAIPAGAWVARHRGVDIQKVGSGNIGATNVLRTLGAGPALLVAAFDVLKGGIAVWVARGLGLEGPWLGGVAVAAVLGHNYSVFLRFTGGKGVATSFGTLLFLDLMVALLTLPVGMLTMLLTRFVSAGSMVGGLTAVVVSVALGRPLWLVLTLAGLAALIFWTHRENIRRLQQGQERRLGEKG
- the uvrA gene encoding excinuclease ABC subunit UvrA, which produces MDRIVVRGAREHNLKNISLELPRGKFIVITGVSGSGKSTLAFDTIYAEGQRRYVESLSSYARQFLGVMEKPEVESIEGLSPAISIDQKTTSHNPRSTVGTVTEVHDYLRLLFARVGTAYCPHCGRPIERQSASEITDRLFRRPEGTRAILMAPLVRGRKGEYRKEFQQLQKEGYARVRVDGVIYTLEEALGLRLEKYEKHDIDLVVDRVVLRPEERPRIAESVELALLRGEGLMRVLYPDTGEEELFSEKFACPEHGSVLEELEPRLFSFNAPYGACPDCSGLGYNQVFDPELVVNPELSLAEGAILPWSKGRENGKGYLWDRLRALSEHLGFDMRAPFKTLSPEAQRAVLYGLPEPFEVVFRRGGRETLRFTTSYEGVIPWLEQRYRETESEGLREALEAYMTLKACPSCGGTRYKREVLSVRVGAFNIAEVSAMPVREAKRFFLALAENRLGEVEAELGGYRIRLEGLAEPVERRSLSAFQMQVAAPIWREILSRLGFLEDVGLDYLTLDRAANTLSGGEAQRIRLATQVGSGLTGVLYVLDEPSIGLHPRDNQRLLATLKKLRDLGNTLIVVEHDEETMREADWIVDMGPGAGVHGGEVVAQGPLEAIMAHPQSLTGAYLRGSMRIPVPQARRKGNGKWLVLKGAREHNLKGVTLRIPLGKFVAITGPSGSGKSTLVHDVLYAALARELMRAKTIPGRFDGLEGLEHLDKVIEIDQSPIGRTPRSNPATYTGIFDEIRELFAKTPEARKRGYEAGRFSFNVKGGRCEACGGDGTKKIEMLFLPDIYVQCEVCKGKRYNKETLEVKLRGRNIADVLDMTVEEALEFFQNIPSIARKLQLMLDVGLGYMKLGQPSPTLSGGEAQRIKLATELGRRSTGRTLYILDEPTTGLHFDDVAKLLAVLHRLVEGGNTVVVIEHNMDVVKTADWVIDLGPEGGARGGEIVAEGTPEEVARTNSPTGVFLARIPEIGQRLKVAAD
- the dnaB gene encoding replicative DNA helicase, with product MTTSLEGRVPPHNLDAEASLLGSVLLDSEVLDRLEGYVTAEAFYKEGHRKIWAAMVDLRTRGQPVDLVTVAEALRQAGELESVGGVSYLIGLSENTPTAAYADYYGRIVAEKWTLRRLIAAAGEAMRLAYEEEGSLEEILDAAGRKVLEVSQQGAHVEFRTMRELVHETFERIQQIHDNKGQPDGVKSGFRDLDALIGSLAPGSLNIIAARPSMGKTAFALTIAQHVALREKTGVAIFSLEMPAVQLVTRMLCSEARIDMNRLRQGQLTDRDFSRLVDVAGRIAEAPILIDDSSELTLMELRARARRLHAQQRLGLVVIDYLQLMSGPAQKNGGENRQQEIAQISRGLKGLARELNIPVIALSQLSRAVESRPNKRPMLSDLRESGSIEQDADLVMFIYRDDYYNPHSEKAGIAEIIVGKQRNGPTGTVELQFHPHHVRFNDLAKDDI
- a CDS encoding primosomal protein N', with the protein product MRVLRVALPLPLAPMSYLPPHGAREAEGLGRRVVVPWRGALRVGLVVGSEEAQGKSFALREAVAYLDEAPWLGQAEVDFLEAAARDSFCPIGTLLADLLPFLEPPLHHRVRLHPEADPAVLPRGLEALAEGWQEARGFDPRLLDFLREGGVLQEEVGEARRRRVLKALRAPTEALGKRAQAAWQALCELGQAESLTALARAAGVGLAVVRRLLEEGCIGWVEASPAPKPTPGPPPDPLPLPHRPVRLEGGRLGERIRALAWLVQGEKALVLFPEVALLRRFQEHFPGAWVFHGEMKPEERRSLWAALGQGSPRLVLATYQGLLLPGGFTRMVVVEEASEAYKLPGGSRAFVPRLARLRAEGLGIPLHYCSGVNSTEVWGAPAISLPPPRPRPHLLDLRRERGWPFTGAAVALLRQVEEKKRQAIVLSARRGYSAVLRCKDCDWKAMCPNCALPLRYHKGGRVGVLRCHQCGHEEPAPQLCPRCRSDLFEHKGPGVEWLLEALAQQLPALPRYRYTAEARDDLTKLLAGEPGVLVGTTAILRGPVLPELALVLLPYADGFILESDFRAAERYHRLLWQLADLHPRRRPLLALQTFEPAHPAHQALEQADPQSFMARELALRQSLGYPPACRMVKLEVAHPKEPVARDAILQLAAALKPKAEPGELLGPAPAPVARLRGQYVFHLLLKSSEARIQALMENLPPVRGARLRIDPDPQSFVGLLED
- a CDS encoding DNA adenine methylase; this encodes MGLEAHAPMIKYIGSKRALLPWILGTIEKIHAITPLRRAVDLFSGSARVGHALKARGFYVIANDHATYAYVLAQALIEADARAYPPQALAPILARLMALKPQPGWFTQVYCHEARYFHPKNGARIEAIRTAIEAYEDPRLRAILLTSLLLAADRVDSTTGIQMAYLKRWAPRAHRDLCLAYPPLLPGAGEAHQADALALAEGLSADLFYLDPPYNQHAYLGNYHVWETLVRFDRPRTYGVARKRSDVQSRKSPFNSRKEARGALERLLASIKAPHLLLSFNDEGFFQAQEIEAMLADWGFVVRLSRPYRRYVGARIGIYNPRGEKVGRVSHTENHEFLFVATQHRRVYQALRACAG